Proteins from a genomic interval of Kitasatospora herbaricolor:
- a CDS encoding nucleotide pyrophosphohydrolase, translating into MTDPSVVPDDHSLDGLRQRLSRFAAARDWQPFHTPKNLAAALSVEAGELLEIFQWLTPDQAEAVMSDPDTAHRVRDEVADVLAYLLQFCTVTGVDPLAALAAKIDRNELRFPAPGRPDGPRKSDGLIG; encoded by the coding sequence GTGACCGATCCGAGCGTAGTACCCGACGACCACTCCCTGGACGGCCTGCGGCAGCGCCTGTCGCGGTTCGCCGCCGCGCGCGACTGGCAGCCCTTCCACACGCCGAAGAACCTGGCCGCCGCGCTGAGCGTGGAGGCCGGGGAACTGCTGGAGATCTTCCAGTGGCTGACGCCGGACCAGGCGGAGGCGGTGATGTCCGACCCGGACACCGCGCATCGCGTCCGGGACGAGGTCGCCGACGTGCTGGCCTACCTGTTGCAGTTCTGCACGGTGACCGGGGTCGACCCGTTGGCGGCGCTGGCGGCCAAGATCGACCGGAACGAGCTCCGCTTCCCGGCCCCCGGCCGACCGGACGGGCCTCGAAAGTCCGATGGACTGATCGGCTGA
- a CDS encoding AAA family ATPase translates to MNREAVQPTSVAPTSVAPAFVAPAFVAPTGPPAGRPQADPPPPAAPPAPSPVVLPPVAPHRSALPHPGRVAAGPAGDGAPAADGFVERPTVEELRLTSFKSYRRATLGLSPLTVLYGPSGVGKSNALDALAVLSRLALGEEITDSLDGMPATAGPLAAPVRGGLLGCVPHGRDAVILGCTVRSGAGPVRLEVVIRTDGPVRIARERLTLHGQVLVETGEQDVRNRRINVTWHNDTRQGDIRAPFPSGSLITSQLPLRVAGSSAGERKVLAASEHLLTALREVFPLHPVPALMRDWTPADPQARLLGTAANISALLGRLKNECARRYGHLLKVVQSAAPHPLLGLDVARRGTGTDERVLAVFDEGVLGRTGADQASDGMLRHLAFAAVLLTGAGVLDVDPAAEVPWAHRQLTVLAEDLGAGLGAEQTASLLRLAREVCGRRDVRLLAALQDPGAAREALGEAAGPGGPDLVECRRDPATGHSVLRPESARVPAQFARGAGEGDQPGGADRPGEGAVTVAGTGAVDLGR, encoded by the coding sequence GTGAACCGCGAAGCAGTCCAGCCCACTTCCGTCGCGCCCACGTCCGTCGCGCCAGCCTTCGTGGCGCCCGCCTTCGTCGCGCCGACCGGGCCCCCGGCCGGCCGGCCGCAGGCCGACCCTCCGCCCCCGGCGGCCCCGCCCGCCCCGTCCCCGGTCGTCCTGCCTCCGGTGGCGCCCCACCGCTCCGCCCTGCCGCACCCCGGCCGGGTCGCGGCCGGGCCCGCCGGCGACGGCGCCCCGGCCGCCGACGGCTTCGTGGAGCGCCCCACCGTCGAGGAACTACGGCTCACCTCGTTCAAGTCGTACCGGCGGGCCACCCTCGGGCTGTCCCCGCTCACCGTCCTGTACGGGCCGTCCGGAGTCGGAAAGTCGAACGCGCTCGACGCCCTCGCCGTGCTCTCCCGGCTGGCCCTCGGCGAGGAGATCACCGACTCCCTGGACGGCATGCCCGCAACGGCCGGCCCGCTGGCGGCGCCGGTGCGCGGCGGTCTGCTCGGCTGCGTCCCGCACGGCCGCGACGCCGTCATCCTGGGCTGCACCGTGCGGTCCGGCGCCGGCCCCGTCCGGCTGGAGGTGGTGATCCGCACCGACGGCCCGGTCCGGATCGCCAGGGAGCGGCTGACGCTCCACGGGCAGGTCCTGGTGGAGACCGGCGAGCAGGACGTCCGCAACCGCCGGATCAACGTGACCTGGCACAACGACACCCGGCAGGGCGACATCCGGGCGCCCTTCCCCAGCGGCAGCCTGATCACCAGCCAGCTCCCGCTCCGGGTGGCCGGCTCCTCGGCGGGCGAGCGCAAGGTGCTGGCCGCGAGCGAGCACTTGCTCACCGCCCTGCGCGAGGTCTTCCCGCTGCACCCCGTGCCCGCGCTGATGCGCGACTGGACCCCGGCCGACCCGCAGGCCCGGCTGCTCGGCACGGCGGCCAACATCTCGGCCCTGCTCGGCCGCCTCAAGAACGAGTGCGCCCGCCGGTACGGGCACCTGCTCAAGGTCGTCCAGTCCGCCGCCCCGCACCCGCTGCTCGGCCTCGACGTCGCCCGGCGCGGCACCGGCACGGACGAGCGGGTGCTCGCCGTCTTCGACGAGGGAGTGCTCGGCCGGACCGGCGCCGACCAGGCCTCGGACGGCATGCTGCGCCACCTCGCCTTCGCCGCCGTCCTGCTCACCGGCGCCGGCGTGCTGGACGTCGACCCGGCCGCCGAGGTGCCCTGGGCGCACCGGCAGCTGACCGTGCTCGCGGAGGACCTCGGCGCCGGGCTCGGCGCCGAGCAGACCGCCTCGCTGCTGCGGCTGGCCCGCGAGGTGTGCGGACGCCGGGACGTGCGGCTGCTGGCCGCGCTGCAGGACCCGGGGGCCGCCCGCGAGGCACTGGGCGAGGCGGCCGGACCGGGCGGCCCTGACCTGGTCGAGTGCCGCCGGGACCCGGCTACCGGCCACAGCGTGCTGCGGCCGGAATCGGCCCGGGTGCCGGCCCAGTTCGCGCGCGGGGCGGGCGAGGGGGACCAGCCGGGCGGGGCGGACCGGCCGGGGGAGGGCGCGGTCACGGTGGCCGGCACGGGTGCGGTAGACCTGGGCAGGTGA
- a CDS encoding putative RNA methyltransferase: MLQDIERYLACPHCGQGLALGGRTLRCPAGHSFDLAKQGYVSLLAGDAHTGTGDTADMVSARTDFLAAGHYRPIADALAEAAVAASPEGLVADLGAGTGYYLSHVLDALPANPGAALDISKFALRRAARAHPRIGAVVCDAWRPLPLREASAGLVLNVFAPRNGPEIRRALRPGGTLLLVSPTSRHLRELVGALGLLSVDEDKQRRIEEKLGPYLAPAERLEVEFPMRLCAADVRTVVAMGPSAWHTDRAQLDARLAALPDPVEVTASVTVAAYR, encoded by the coding sequence TTGCTGCAGGACATCGAGCGCTACCTGGCCTGCCCGCACTGCGGACAGGGGCTGGCCCTCGGCGGGCGCACGCTGCGCTGCCCGGCCGGGCACAGCTTCGACCTCGCCAAACAGGGCTACGTCAGCCTGCTGGCCGGCGACGCCCACACCGGCACCGGGGACACCGCCGACATGGTGTCCGCCCGTACCGACTTCCTCGCCGCCGGCCACTACCGGCCGATCGCCGACGCGCTCGCCGAGGCCGCCGTCGCGGCGTCCCCCGAGGGGCTGGTCGCCGACCTGGGCGCGGGTACCGGCTACTACCTCTCCCACGTCCTGGACGCCTTGCCCGCCAACCCCGGCGCCGCCCTCGACATCTCCAAGTTCGCGCTCCGCCGGGCCGCCCGCGCCCACCCCCGGATCGGCGCGGTGGTCTGCGACGCCTGGCGCCCGCTGCCCCTGCGGGAGGCTTCGGCCGGACTGGTCCTCAACGTCTTCGCGCCGCGCAACGGCCCGGAGATCCGCCGCGCGCTGCGCCCCGGCGGCACCCTGCTGCTGGTCTCCCCCACCTCCCGGCACCTGCGCGAACTCGTCGGCGCCCTCGGCCTGCTGTCGGTGGACGAGGACAAGCAGCGCCGGATCGAGGAGAAGCTCGGCCCCTACCTGGCGCCCGCCGAACGGCTGGAGGTGGAGTTCCCGATGCGGCTCTGCGCCGCCGACGTGCGGACGGTCGTCGCGATGGGGCCGAGCGCCTGGCACACCGACCGGGCGCAGCTCGACGCCCGGCTGGCGGCGCTGCCCGACCCGGTCGAGGTGACCGCCTCGGTGACGGTGGCCGCGTACCGCTGA
- a CDS encoding ATP-grasp domain-containing protein, producing the protein MRICLLTPEPGHPLLAATTALLTPRHQVEPLDPGTADPARPDCAPLADVYLLKARTPRALALARRLEALGAPVVNSAAATELCQDRTRMAELAQAAGLPFAATRTAGSIGELTGPGGLTAADFPLVVKSRHSRRHDLVAKAEDVARLEQLARDRPDEPVVVQPFTPNDGWDQKLWVIAGQVFAARRRSELAAADRGPARPLTAADLPADRLDLVRRVGEVFGLDVYGVDLLDGAGEPLIVDVNAFPGIRGQAGAPEALAALALRAAAGAATRSSAGPAPSAPSVLPGQPRAGAPAQVDA; encoded by the coding sequence ATGAGGATCTGCCTGCTCACCCCGGAGCCCGGCCACCCGCTGCTGGCGGCCACCACCGCGCTGCTGACGCCCCGGCACCAGGTCGAGCCGCTCGACCCCGGCACCGCCGACCCGGCCCGGCCGGACTGTGCCCCGCTCGCCGACGTCTACCTGCTGAAGGCGCGGACACCCCGGGCGCTCGCGCTGGCCCGCCGGCTGGAGGCCCTCGGCGCCCCCGTGGTCAACTCGGCGGCGGCCACCGAACTCTGCCAGGACCGCACCAGGATGGCCGAGCTGGCGCAGGCCGCCGGCCTGCCCTTCGCGGCGACCCGCACCGCCGGCTCGATCGGCGAACTCACCGGCCCCGGCGGCCTCACCGCGGCCGACTTCCCGCTGGTGGTGAAGAGCAGGCACAGCCGCCGCCACGACCTGGTCGCCAAGGCCGAGGACGTGGCCCGGCTGGAGCAGCTCGCCCGGGACCGGCCGGACGAACCCGTCGTCGTCCAGCCCTTCACCCCCAACGACGGCTGGGACCAGAAGCTCTGGGTGATCGCCGGACAGGTCTTCGCCGCCCGCCGCCGCTCCGAGCTGGCCGCCGCCGACCGTGGGCCGGCCCGGCCGCTCACCGCCGCGGACCTGCCCGCCGACCGGCTCGACCTGGTCCGCCGGGTCGGGGAGGTCTTCGGCCTCGACGTGTACGGGGTGGACCTGCTCGACGGCGCCGGCGAACCGCTGATCGTCGACGTCAACGCCTTCCCCGGGATCCGCGGCCAGGCCGGCGCCCCCGAGGCGCTCGCGGCACTCGCCCTGCGGGCCGCCGCGGGTGCCGCGACCAGGAGCTCGGCCGGCCCTGCGCCGTCCGCGCCGTCGGTACTGCCCGGGCAGCCGCGCGCCGGAGCCCCGGCCCAGGTGGACGCGTAG
- a CDS encoding ATP-grasp domain-containing protein, whose amino-acid sequence MRLCFLVEEHYRHDGMPLDVVRRLTAWGHQVDVLRPGNSLLAVSEAVRAGSHDAWVLKTVSGGPGLTLLEAAAAVGLTTVNDARSIRGVRDKALASVIARNSGLPVPVTYAAARWERLAEIPESEFPLVVKPADGSSGRAVRFVPTPGHLAELGPELAGEGLLIAQPYVPNSGTDLKVYCVGGELYATERSSPLHPGRPVRERQVPLGREVERIVAEVGTVFGLDLYGVDVLLGPDGPMVVDINDFPSFRQVPDAVSRVARAVLQLAGGNGVDLPTGLPAQLSAPAEPSAHPEDVTATVAGATAHTGTHPGAHPGASSRTGVAAQAAAPVGGA is encoded by the coding sequence ATGAGACTCTGCTTCCTGGTGGAGGAGCACTACCGCCACGACGGCATGCCGCTGGACGTCGTCCGCCGGCTGACCGCCTGGGGTCACCAGGTGGATGTGCTGCGTCCCGGGAACTCGCTGCTCGCGGTCTCCGAGGCGGTCCGCGCGGGCAGCCACGACGCCTGGGTGCTCAAGACGGTCTCCGGCGGGCCCGGACTCACCCTGCTGGAAGCAGCCGCGGCCGTCGGCCTCACCACGGTGAACGACGCCCGCTCGATCCGCGGAGTCCGGGACAAGGCGCTGGCCTCGGTGATCGCCCGCAACAGCGGCCTGCCCGTCCCGGTGACGTACGCGGCCGCCCGCTGGGAGCGCCTGGCGGAGATCCCGGAGTCCGAGTTCCCGCTGGTGGTCAAGCCCGCGGACGGCAGCTCCGGCCGGGCGGTGCGCTTCGTCCCGACCCCCGGCCACCTGGCCGAACTCGGGCCCGAGCTGGCCGGCGAAGGCCTGCTGATCGCCCAGCCGTACGTCCCCAATTCCGGCACCGACCTCAAGGTCTACTGCGTCGGCGGCGAGCTGTACGCGACCGAGCGGTCATCGCCGCTGCACCCCGGCCGGCCCGTCCGGGAGCGCCAGGTGCCGCTCGGCCGCGAGGTGGAGCGGATAGTCGCCGAGGTCGGCACCGTCTTCGGTCTCGACCTCTACGGCGTCGACGTGCTGCTCGGGCCGGACGGGCCGATGGTGGTCGACATCAACGACTTCCCGAGCTTCCGGCAGGTGCCGGACGCGGTGTCCCGGGTCGCCCGGGCCGTCCTGCAACTGGCCGGCGGGAACGGCGTGGACCTGCCGACCGGCCTGCCCGCGCAGCTCTCGGCCCCGGCCGAGCCGTCGGCGCACCCCGAGGACGTCACCGCGACCGTGGCGGGGGCAACAGCGCACACGGGCACGCACCCCGGCGCGCACCCCGGCGCGTCGTCGCGCACGGGGGTGGCCGCCCAGGCCGCGGCGCCGGTCGGCGGAGCATGA
- a CDS encoding GNAT family N-acetyltransferase, protein MTSLNPEQQQLDPRSRHQQALLAELDEFYDAVPRKGARAEDFGPLTLFVREGEGWPFYARPTLGWTGAPATAEDVRRVLARQRELGLPESFEWVAEHTPGLRAAIEQAGLAVHEHPLLVLPEGQDDGLAPDPLPDGVRARVLGADDPALASAVAAPNLAFADPGTALGKAGPAELAEAALQAVAEGAVERAAARIGAGVAAVAAVVENGSALCSGQYQRVGPVCEIVGVGTLPSARRRGLALAVTSALVADARARGVRTVFLSAADEDVARIYRRAGFRNTATALIAEPAS, encoded by the coding sequence GTGACTTCACTGAACCCCGAACAGCAGCAGCTCGACCCGCGGAGCCGCCACCAGCAGGCCCTGCTCGCCGAGCTGGACGAGTTCTACGACGCGGTGCCGCGCAAGGGCGCCCGCGCCGAGGACTTCGGCCCGCTCACCCTCTTCGTCCGCGAGGGCGAGGGCTGGCCGTTCTACGCCCGGCCCACCCTGGGCTGGACCGGCGCCCCCGCCACCGCGGAGGACGTCCGGCGGGTGCTCGCCCGGCAGCGCGAACTCGGGCTGCCGGAGAGCTTCGAGTGGGTGGCCGAGCACACCCCGGGCCTGCGGGCCGCGATCGAGCAGGCCGGACTGGCCGTCCACGAGCACCCCCTGCTGGTGCTGCCCGAGGGGCAGGACGACGGGCTGGCGCCCGACCCGCTGCCCGACGGCGTCCGGGCCCGCGTCCTCGGCGCCGACGACCCCGCGCTCGCCAGCGCCGTCGCCGCCCCCAACCTGGCTTTCGCCGACCCCGGCACGGCGCTCGGGAAGGCCGGGCCCGCCGAGCTGGCCGAGGCCGCCCTGCAGGCCGTCGCCGAGGGCGCGGTGGAGCGGGCGGCGGCCCGGATCGGGGCGGGAGTGGCCGCCGTGGCGGCGGTCGTCGAGAACGGTTCGGCACTGTGCTCGGGCCAGTACCAGCGGGTCGGCCCGGTCTGCGAGATCGTCGGGGTCGGCACCCTGCCGTCGGCGCGCCGGCGCGGGCTCGCACTCGCCGTCACCTCGGCGCTGGTGGCGGACGCCCGGGCGCGCGGCGTCCGGACGGTCTTCCTCTCGGCCGCCGACGAGGACGTGGCGCGGATCTACCGCCGGGCCGGGTTCCGGAACACCGCGACCGCGCTGATCGCCGAGCCGGCGTCCTGA
- a CDS encoding fic family toxin-antitoxin system, toxin component — translation MNLEIDLSWLLMTAEQYTPGDPQVTDYGSLLAAVARHQAEIFDIAVYPEPQDRAAALMHQLIRVPALERTNELFATAAAYAYLVASGCTVATTAREVRSLARAIREGKIGVSGVSERLAAWVVDEAEEEEVSGEDDEDSD, via the coding sequence TTGAACCTGGAGATCGACCTCTCGTGGCTGCTCATGACCGCGGAGCAGTACACCCCCGGTGACCCCCAGGTCACCGACTACGGATCGCTGTTGGCCGCGGTCGCCCGGCACCAGGCCGAGATCTTCGACATCGCCGTCTACCCCGAGCCGCAGGACCGCGCCGCGGCCCTGATGCACCAGCTCATCCGGGTGCCGGCCCTGGAGCGCACGAACGAACTCTTCGCCACCGCCGCCGCCTACGCCTACCTGGTGGCCAGCGGTTGCACCGTCGCGACCACCGCCCGCGAGGTGCGCAGCCTGGCACGGGCCATCCGGGAGGGCAAGATCGGCGTCTCCGGGGTGTCCGAGCGGCTGGCCGCGTGGGTGGTGGACGAGGCCGAGGAGGAAGAGGTCAGCGGCGAGGACGACGAGGACTCCGACTGA
- a CDS encoding toxin-antitoxin system HicB family antitoxin — protein MAKKQLNVRVDATTAEMARERAEQQGISMNQYIERLVQQDMGEAGRLFVDSAAQFMKEYETAFLAEFGDRSPADLQDVRR, from the coding sequence ATGGCCAAGAAGCAGCTGAACGTACGGGTGGACGCGACCACCGCGGAGATGGCCCGCGAGCGGGCGGAGCAGCAGGGGATCAGCATGAACCAGTACATCGAACGGCTCGTGCAGCAGGACATGGGCGAGGCCGGACGACTCTTCGTCGACTCGGCGGCGCAGTTCATGAAGGAGTACGAGACGGCGTTCCTGGCCGAGTTCGGGGACCGCTCCCCGGCCGACCTGCAGGACGTGCGCCGTTGA
- a CDS encoding ArsR/SmtB family transcription factor has translation MPVPLYQAKAEFFRTLGHPARIRVLELLQDGPRPVRELLAAIDIEASSLSQQLAVLRRTQLVTATRDGNTVVYALSTPDVSDLLRAARTILTEMITDQGLLLDQLRTDADGHDHATKAARPGKDRTLLA, from the coding sequence ATGCCGGTCCCGCTGTACCAGGCGAAGGCGGAGTTCTTCCGCACCCTGGGCCACCCGGCCCGGATCCGGGTGCTGGAACTCCTCCAGGACGGCCCCCGCCCGGTGCGCGAGCTGCTCGCCGCGATCGACATAGAGGCGTCCAGCCTCTCCCAGCAACTCGCCGTCCTGCGGCGGACCCAGCTGGTCACCGCCACCCGCGACGGCAACACCGTGGTCTACGCCCTGAGCACCCCGGACGTGTCGGACCTGCTCCGCGCCGCCCGCACCATCCTCACCGAGATGATCACTGACCAAGGCCTGCTGCTGGACCAGCTCCGCACCGACGCCGACGGCCACGACCACGCCACGAAAGCCGCCCGCCCCGGCAAGGACAGGACCCTGCTCGCATGA
- a CDS encoding DUF6126 family protein, with protein sequence MTDPTPDAVAATVAGAPQDARNTARNDERSRRKAMTIRAVIYIAATHLWAGFMILVFTLGKR encoded by the coding sequence ATGACCGACCCCACGCCGGACGCCGTGGCCGCAACCGTCGCCGGGGCTCCGCAGGACGCCCGGAACACCGCCCGGAACGACGAGAGGAGCCGTCGCAAGGCGATGACGATCCGCGCCGTGATCTATATCGCCGCGACCCATCTCTGGGCCGGATTCATGATCCTCGTCTTCACCCTCGGCAAGCGCTGA
- a CDS encoding WD40 repeat domain-containing protein — translation MLTGHSGRVASVAIAPDGSWLAVTGQDGRLRIQDRRTGAMAAPAPTPAR, via the coding sequence GTGCTCACGGGGCACAGCGGCCGGGTGGCCTCGGTGGCGATCGCCCCCGACGGATCGTGGCTCGCCGTCACCGGGCAGGACGGGCGGCTGCGGATCCAGGACCGGCGCACCGGCGCCATGGCCGCGCCGGCACCCACACCGGCCAGGTGA
- a CDS encoding class I SAM-dependent RNA methyltransferase yields MRTPKAPKAEPAPRGPGGDPLVGERYEVEVGAVAHGGGHCVARHEGRVLFVRHALPGEKVIAQVTEGTTKSRFLRADAVEILEPAKDRIAPPCPFSGPGKCGGCDWQHVTPGGQRKLKVQVLTEQLAKLAGLTPVEAGWDGSVEPVGGKLPAGEVPAWRSRVQYAVDPATGKVGLRKHRSHDLQPIDRCLIAAPGVTELGIESREWPGVASVDAIAATGSSDRQVVLVPRPGAQLPIVELDKPVSISRIDEHEGFHRVHGRTFVREVAVGRTWRVSNGGFWQIHPEAPDTLVNAVLDGLDPQYGENALDLYCGVGLFAGALADRVGEEGAVLGIESGKQAVVDARHNLAALENVRIECDKVESLLPRTGITATDLIVLDPPRAGAGRETVAHLVGLEARRIAYVACDPAALARDLAFFREGGYRPVSLRAFDLFPMTHHFECVAILEPIGEPVA; encoded by the coding sequence CTGCGCACCCCGAAGGCGCCTAAGGCCGAGCCGGCCCCGCGCGGCCCCGGCGGCGACCCGCTGGTCGGCGAGCGGTACGAGGTCGAGGTCGGCGCCGTCGCGCACGGCGGCGGCCACTGCGTCGCCCGGCACGAGGGGCGGGTGCTGTTCGTCCGGCACGCGCTGCCCGGCGAGAAGGTGATCGCCCAGGTCACCGAGGGCACCACCAAGTCGCGCTTCCTGCGGGCCGACGCGGTGGAGATCCTGGAGCCCGCCAAGGACCGGATCGCGCCGCCCTGCCCGTTCTCCGGCCCCGGCAAGTGCGGCGGCTGCGACTGGCAGCACGTCACCCCGGGCGGCCAGCGCAAGCTCAAGGTGCAGGTCCTCACCGAGCAGCTGGCCAAGCTGGCCGGCCTCACCCCGGTCGAGGCCGGCTGGGACGGCAGCGTCGAGCCGGTGGGCGGCAAGCTCCCGGCCGGCGAGGTGCCGGCCTGGCGCAGCCGGGTCCAGTACGCGGTCGACCCGGCCACCGGCAAGGTCGGGCTGCGCAAGCACCGCTCGCACGACCTGCAGCCGATCGACCGCTGCCTGATCGCCGCGCCGGGGGTCACCGAGCTGGGCATCGAGTCCCGCGAGTGGCCGGGGGTCGCCTCGGTGGACGCGATCGCCGCCACCGGCTCCTCGGACCGCCAGGTGGTGCTCGTCCCGCGGCCCGGCGCCCAGCTGCCGATCGTGGAGCTGGACAAGCCGGTCTCGATCTCCCGGATCGACGAGCACGAGGGCTTCCACCGCGTGCACGGCCGCACCTTCGTCCGCGAGGTCGCGGTGGGCCGCACCTGGCGGGTCAGCAACGGCGGCTTCTGGCAGATCCACCCGGAGGCCCCCGACACGCTGGTGAACGCCGTCCTGGACGGTCTGGACCCGCAGTACGGGGAGAACGCGCTGGACCTCTACTGCGGCGTGGGCCTGTTCGCGGGCGCGCTGGCCGACCGGGTCGGCGAGGAGGGCGCGGTGCTCGGCATCGAGTCCGGCAAGCAGGCCGTGGTCGACGCCCGGCACAACCTGGCGGCGCTGGAGAACGTCCGGATCGAGTGCGACAAGGTCGAGAGCCTGCTCCCGCGGACCGGGATCACCGCCACCGACCTGATCGTCCTCGACCCGCCGCGGGCCGGCGCCGGCCGCGAGACGGTCGCCCACCTGGTCGGCCTGGAGGCCCGCCGGATCGCGTACGTCGCCTGTGACCCCGCCGCGCTCGCCCGGGACCTCGCGTTCTTCCGCGAGGGCGGCTACCGGCCGGTCTCGCTGCGCGCCTTCGACCTCTTCCCGATGACCCACCACTTCGAGTGCGTGGCCATCCTGGAGCCGATCGGCGAGCCGGTCGCGTAA